In Streptomyces liangshanensis, the DNA window GTTCGGCGCCGCTCGGCGGACGCGGGCCGACCATCCGCTCCGCCACCTCGTGCCTGCTGTGCCACTCGGTGAAGTCCAGCCGGCCGAGCAGCTCCGCGCGCCGCTTCAGCTCGGCGCCGAGCGCCTGGGCGAACTCGCGCATCCGCACCGGGTCCGAGGCGACCAACAGCTCCAGGACGTGCGGCAGTTCCGTACAGGCCCCGAGGCCCTCGCCGCGCTCGCCGCCCGCGCCGTCCACCAGCAGCAGCCCCAGCCGGTCGGGCCGGTCGGCGGCCGCCAGCGAGGCGGCGACGGAGCGCAGCAGCTCGGAGCGGCCGCTGCCGGCCGGGCCCTCGATCAGCAGATGCGGGCCCTCCTCGGCCAGATCGACGCTCACCGGGCCGTGCGGCCCCGCGCCGAGCACCGCCGTGCAGTCGGCCGTGCCGTCCGCCGCGGACGCCCAACGGGCCATCAGGGACGCCGGGGTGGCCCGCGCCAGCCCCAACTCGTCGAGCAGCCGCGCCGAGTGGGGCAGCGCGGCGGCGGCCCGCCCCGAGCCGCCCCCGGCCGCCGTGCGCAGCGGCGCCAGTGCCCGGCCGAAGCGCTCGGCCCAGGCCGGCGAGACCGCGTCCACCACGGCGACCGTGCCGTGCCCGGCCGGCTCCCCGACCGCCGTGCGCAACAGGCGCAGCGCGCTCGCCACATCGCCGCTCAGCAGGCCCACGGCCCCGCACTCGCGGAAGGGCAGCGAGGCCGCGCACGCCGTCTCGTAGGTCGCGGCGACGGGGGAGAGCGGCGAGGCGGCCGGGGTCTCCGCCAGACAGACCAGGTGGATGCCGGCGGCGGCGCCCGCGCTCGCGAGCCGCGCCGTCACCTGCCGCAGCGAGGCGGAGCCGGGATCGCCGTCCACGACCACGACGGTGTACGGCCCCTCGTGGCGCCCGGCGGCCCGCGCGACGGACTCCGGGTCCGCCGACGCCCAGCCCGTACCGAGCGGTCCGGCGTCCAGCCTGCGGGTCAGCTCGGCGGTCCTGGCGGTGGCCTGGTCCCGGTCGTAGGCGAGCAGCAGCCGGCAGTCCTGGCCGTGCGCCGGGCGGACCTGGGGCAGCCAGCCGAGCCACCCCCACTCCTGCCTGCGCTGCTCGGGGCTGCGCGCCCGGTCCGTGCTGATCAGGACGATCTCCAGATCGGCGGGGGAGTGCAGCGCGGCGAGCTGGGCGACGACCGAGCGGGCCAGGCCCGTCAGCCGCTCCCGCGGTCCGGCGAGGCCCAGCGAACCGGCCTCGCGCAGCGCGACCGTCACCGGCACGCCGGGCAGCAACCCCACGCCGTCCGGCGCCGGACGGTCCGCCGTGCCCAGCCGGACCACCAGCGCCTCGGCGTGGTCGCTGTCGCGCTCCCAGAGCCTCGGGCCGGGGCCGAGCGCCGTCATCAGCACCTCGGCGGGGTCCGGCCAGGTGTCCGCGAGGGGCGCGCGGCCGGCCGGGCCCGCGGGGGGCCTCGGGCCCGGGGCGCTCCCGGCCGGTTCCTCCTCGCGGCCCCCGGCCAGCCGCCTCGCCCACGCTCCTATGCCGCCGCGCCGCCGGGCGGCGGCGTCGGGCAGCTGGGTGCCTCGGGCGGGCGTGCCCTGCCTGCGGGTGCCGGTGGTCCTGCTGTGCGACTGGGGTCCTTCGCCGACATCGCCGGTGCCGTCGTCCGCCGTCGCGTACGGCTGCTCGTCCGCGGCCCTGCTGTGGGCCCCGCCGGGGCCGGTGTCGCCGTCCGCGCGGGAGGCGGGCGCGGCGGGGCGCCGCGGGCCCGTACCGGAGGCGGGATCCGAGGTCGAGAAGCCGTAGTGGGTGTCGACCGCGCTCCGGGGATCGGGCACCCGGGGGTCGCGGGACGGCCCGCCGTACGAGTGGACGGTCCGGCCGCGGGGCTCCTCCGGCGCGCTCGCGCCGTACCGCGGATCCCGGTCGGAGCCGGTCCGCGGCCCGCCCGCCGGGGACCCCTCCCGCGCCTGGGCCGGTACGGAACCTCCCGCCCCGGATCCGGGGCGCTGTCCGTACTGGGGCCCGGGCGAGGCGCCCGCCGGGCCGAGGCCCGAGCCGTCCGTGCCGTACCCCCCGGAGCCGTACGCGCCCGTCTCCCGGGACCGGTCGCCCTCGTCGGCCCGGTCCCCGGCACCGTCCCCCGCACCGCCCTCCGGGCGCACCACCCGCAGGTGGCCCTCGCCGTCGGGCGTCGTCGGCAGCGGCGTCGCCAGCGGGCTCGTCAGGAGCCGCACGGCCGACTCGCCGATCCGCAGCAGCGCCCCGGCCGGCAGCCGTACCGGTACGGGCCCGACCTCGGCGCCCTCCAGCGTCGTACCGTTCGTGGAACCGAGGTCCGCGACCGACACCCCGCCGTCGTCCGCGACCGTCACCGCGCAGTGCAGCCGCGAGACGTCCGGGTCGTCGAGCGGGACGTCCGCGTCGGCGGAACGGCCGATCCTGATCTGGCCGCCGTGCAGCAGGTGCACCCCGCCCGCGTCAGGACCCGCCACCACCCGCAACTGGGCGGGCGCGTCCATCTCCGCCACCCCGTGCGTCTCGTCCTGGCCGGGGACCTGGAGCGAGAGCACCGCCCCGTCGATCAGCGGCGGCTCACCGAGGGCGCAGCGCTGCGCGTCGAGCCGTTCCGTACCGGCGTAGAGCACGACCGTGCCCGACACGTCCGGTCCCGACACGGCCGTGGCGAGGGCGGAGGCGACGGCGGACAGCGCCGTCCCGGCGGGTGCGGTGACGAGCACGTCGCACGCGCGCCCCGCGGCGTGGCCGCTGCGCGGCGCGAGGACGGTCAGCCGGATCTGCATCGCGTCAGCGGTCCCTTCTGCGCGGGGTCCCCGGTTCTGCGCGGGATGCCCGGCAGGGGTACTGCCCTGTGATTCCCCCCACCACGCACGGGACGCGTCGTCCGGTACAGGTCGGCGCGTACGGTGCCGTCCCCGGCCGGCACCCGACGCGCTGAGGGCATCCTCGCACCTGACACGGACAACACGCCCGGGGGCAGCGTACAAGTGATCTTGAATGGTCGGCTGTGGGTGCAAAAGTGCCTGCTTGGGCGCCCCTTCGAACGCCGATGAGATCATCCCCGATGCCCTGGGGACAGCCGTTCGGCAACCATCACCCCCTGGTCCGCGTCTCTCGTCCGGACGGGACACGCGTGCGACACACATGCGACCGTGGGCGCCACGGGACCTGTGGATGACCGGCCGGATACCCGTTCGGCCGGTCGGAGACCGTCCGGTGATTGGGGGGCGGGTGAAGGAGCGAGGTCCGGTGCGTGCAGCTGCAAGGCGGAGGATTGAGGCATGGCGGAGCCATGGTGATTGACGACAACGCCGCAGATGTGCGCACCGGACCTCGTGACGCCGCCCCCCAATCGCCGGCCGGT includes these proteins:
- a CDS encoding FtsK/SpoIIIE domain-containing protein, translating into MQIRLTVLAPRSGHAAGRACDVLVTAPAGTALSAVASALATAVSGPDVSGTVVLYAGTERLDAQRCALGEPPLIDGAVLSLQVPGQDETHGVAEMDAPAQLRVVAGPDAGGVHLLHGGQIRIGRSADADVPLDDPDVSRLHCAVTVADDGGVSVADLGSTNGTTLEGAEVGPVPVRLPAGALLRIGESAVRLLTSPLATPLPTTPDGEGHLRVVRPEGGAGDGAGDRADEGDRSRETGAYGSGGYGTDGSGLGPAGASPGPQYGQRPGSGAGGSVPAQAREGSPAGGPRTGSDRDPRYGASAPEEPRGRTVHSYGGPSRDPRVPDPRSAVDTHYGFSTSDPASGTGPRRPAAPASRADGDTGPGGAHSRAADEQPYATADDGTGDVGEGPQSHSRTTGTRRQGTPARGTQLPDAAARRRGGIGAWARRLAGGREEEPAGSAPGPRPPAGPAGRAPLADTWPDPAEVLMTALGPGPRLWERDSDHAEALVVRLGTADRPAPDGVGLLPGVPVTVALREAGSLGLAGPRERLTGLARSVVAQLAALHSPADLEIVLISTDRARSPEQRRQEWGWLGWLPQVRPAHGQDCRLLLAYDRDQATARTAELTRRLDAGPLGTGWASADPESVARAAGRHEGPYTVVVVDGDPGSASLRQVTARLASAGAAAGIHLVCLAETPAASPLSPVAATYETACAASLPFRECGAVGLLSGDVASALRLLRTAVGEPAGHGTVAVVDAVSPAWAERFGRALAPLRTAAGGGSGRAAAALPHSARLLDELGLARATPASLMARWASAADGTADCTAVLGAGPHGPVSVDLAEEGPHLLIEGPAGSGRSELLRSVAASLAAADRPDRLGLLLVDGAGGERGEGLGACTELPHVLELLVASDPVRMREFAQALGAELKRRAELLGRLDFTEWHSRHEVAERMVGPRPPSGAEQRTPPGGTLRLRTTSARTEPEPEQPPLPRLVVLVDDFDALVAPALGSPGRPAAGSVVRALEAVARDGERLGVHLVASSACPNRTSDTDLAQGARLRVVLDPPPAAPSPDDPSPGRGRLGHPDGRVTPFQGGRVTGRIPRTATLRPTVVPLEWERMGDPPTRRPVRELGNGPTDLALLASALERAARSVHAVPVAPLAPAHP